A region of Cucumis melo cultivar AY chromosome 2, USDA_Cmelo_AY_1.0, whole genome shotgun sequence DNA encodes the following proteins:
- the LOC103487334 gene encoding pentatricopeptide repeat-containing protein At4g30825, chloroplastic produces the protein MASLKLSFSLHSFDSNKFDFPVNSPPLSDYCSLFSINGYIHLNKSCILYSLARVHKPSKVSQVEPEASDVSQSRFDDIDSRKKYFTAKKPSKRAAGSHFSFSRNCSEKIFENILFSGGELDVNYSTISSDLSLEGCNAILKRLEKCNDSKTLDFFEWMRSNGKLKHNVSAYNLVLRVLGRQEDWDAAEKLIKEVRAELGSQLDFQVFNTLIYACYKSGFVEWGTKWFRMMLECQVQPNVATFGMLMGLYQKSCDIEESEFAFNQMRNFGIVCETAYASMITIYIRMNLYDKAEEVIQLMQKDKVIPNLENWLVMLNAYCQQGKMEEAELVFASMEEAGFSSNIIAYNTLITGYGKASNMDTAQRLFLGIKNSGVEPDETTYRSMIEGWGRAGNYKMAEWYYKELKRKGYMPNSSNLFTLINLQAKHEDEAGALKTLNDMLKIGCRPSSIVGNVLQAYEKARRIKSVPVLLTGSFYRKVLSSQTSCSILVMAYVKHCLVDDALKVLREKEWKDHHFEENLYHLLICSCKELGHFESAIKIYAQRPKRENKPNLHITCTMIDIYSIMGRFSDGEKLYLSLRSSGIPLDLIAYNVVVRMYVKAGSLEDACSVLDLMAEQQDIVPDVYLLRDMLRIYQRCGMVHKLSDLYYRILKSGVSWDQEMYNCVINCCSRALPVDELSRLFDEMLQCGFAPNTVTLNVMLDVYGKSKLFAKARNLFGFAQKRGLVDAISYNTMISVYGKNKDFKNMSSTVQQMKFNGFSVSLEAYNCMLDAYGKECQMENFRSVLQRMQESTSECDHYTYNIMINIYGERGWIDEVAEVLTELKACGLEPDLYSYNTLIKAYGIAGMVEEAARLVKEMREKGIEPDRITYINMIRALQRNDQFLEAIKWSLWMKQMKY, from the coding sequence ATGGCTTCCCTCAAACTTTCCTTCTCTTTACATTCTTTTGATTCCAATAAGTTCGATTTTCCTGTCAATTCACCTCCGCTCTCTGATTATTGCTCTCTTTTCTCCATCAATGGTTATATTCATCTCAATAAGTCCTGCATACTTTACTCTCTCGCTAGGGTTCACAAGCCCTCTAAAGTTTCTCAGGTAGAACCGGAGGCGTCGGACGTTTCCCAATCTAGATTTGATGACATTGACTCCAGGAAAAAGTATTTTACCGCTAAGAAGCCTTCAAAGAGAGCAGCAGGTTCGCATTTTAGTTTTAGTAGGAATTGTAGTGAGAAGATTTTTGAGAATATTCTTTTCAGTGGTGGTGAATTGGATGTCAATTACTCAACTATATCCTCTGATTTGAGCTTAGAGGGTTGCAATGCTATTTTGAAAAGGCTAGAGAAGTGTAATGATTCCAAAACACTGGATTTCTTTGAGTGGATGAGAAGTAATGGGAAATTAAAACACAATGTGAGTGCTTATAATTTGGTTCTTCGAGTGTTGGGTAGGCAAGAAGATTGGGATGCTGCTGAGAAGCTAATTAAGGAAGTTAGAGCTGAGTTGGGTTCTCAATTGGATTTTCAGGTTTTTAACACTCTTATTTATGCTTGTTATAAATCGGGGTTTGTGGAGTGGGGTACGAAATGGTTTCGAATGATGTTGGAATGCCAAGTGCAGCCCAATGTCGCGACATTTGGAATGCTTATGGGTCTCTATCAGAAGAGTTGTGACATTGAGGAATCGGAGTTTGCCTTTAATCAGAtgagaaactttgggattgttTGTGAAACAGCATATGCATCTATGATTACTATATACATACGTATGAATTTATATGATAAAGCAGAAGAGGTGATTCAATTAATGCAAAAAGATAAAGTAATTCCTAATCTAGAGAACTGGTTAGTAATGCTTAATGCTTATTGTCAGCAAGGCAAAATGGAGGAAGCTGAACTTGTATTTGCCTCAATGGAAGAAGCTGGGTTTTCATCCAATATCATTGCATATAATACCTTGATTACTGGGTATGGAAAGGCATCAAATATGGACACTGCTCAACGCCTGTTCTTGGGCATCAAGAACTCTGGAGTGGAACCTGATGAAACGACTTACCGCTCCATGATTGAAGGTTGGGGTCGAGCTGGTAATTATAAAATGGCAGAATGGTATTATAAGGAGCTCAAGCGGAAAGGATATATGCCGAATTCCTCTAACTTGTTCACCCTCATAAATCTACAAGCCAAACATGAGGATGAAGCAGGTGCACTTAAAACACTTAATGATATGCTGAAGATTGGATGCCGGCCTTCTTCCATTGTTGGAAATGTTTTACAAGCATATGAAAAGGCTAGAAGAATAAAAAGTGTGCCTGTACTCTTGACAGGGTCGTTCTATCGGAAAGTTCTGAGCAGCCAGACATCTTGCTCAATTCTGGTAATGGCTTATGTGAAGCACTGTTTAGTGGATGATGCTTTAAAAGTGTTGAGGGAAAAGGAGTGGAAAGATCATCATTTTGAGGAGAATTTGTATCATTTGCTAATTTGTTCATGTAAAGAGTTGGGCCATTTCGAGAGTGCAATTAAGATATACGCACAACGGCCTAAACGTGAAAACAAACCTAACTTGCATATCACATGCACAATGATTGATATCTACAGCATCATGGGTAGGTTCTCTGACGGGGAGAAGCTTTATCTAAGCCTGAGATCATCAGGCATTCCTTTGGATTTGATTGCCTATAATGTTGTTGTGAGAATGTATGTCAAAGCTGGATCATTGGAAGATGCATGCTCAGTTCTTGACTTGATGGCTGAGCAGCAGGACATTGTTCCAGATGTATATCTGTTACGGGACATGCTTCGTATTTACCAACGATGTGGCATGGTGCATAAGCTATCAGATCTGTACTATAGGATATTGAAGAGTGGGGTGTCTTGGGATCAGGAAATGTATAATTGTGTCATAAATTGCTGTTCCCGTGCTCTGCCTGTTGATGAGCTTTCTAGGCTTTTTGATGAAATGCTTCAATGTGGTTTTGCCCCAAATACTGTGACCTTGAATGTCATGCTTGACGTTTATGGGAAATCCAAGCTTTTCGCTAAGGCTAGAAATCTCTTTGGGTTTGCTCAGAAAAGAGGTTTGGTTGATGCAATCTCTTATAATACTATGATATCTGTCTATGGGAAGAATAAGGACTTCAAAAACATGTCATCTACGGTTCAGCAAATGAAATTTAACGGGTTTTCAGTTTCCCTTGAAGCCTACAATTGTATGTTGGATGCTTATGGCAAAGAATGCCAAATGGAGAATTTCAGAAGTGTCTTGCAGCGAATGCAGGAGTCAACTTCTGAATGTGACCATTATACGTATAACATCATGATCAACATCTATGGAGAACGAGGATGGATAGATGAAGTTGCGGAAGTTCTGACAGAACTGAAAGCATGTGGACTTGAACCCGATCTGTACAGCTACAACACATTGATCAAGGCATATGGAATAGCAGGGATGGTTGAAGAAGCTGCTCGGTTGGTGAAAGAAATGAGAGAAAAGGGGATAGAACCAGATAGGATAACTTATATTAACATGATTAGAGCACTGCAAAGAAACGATCAATTTTTAGAGGCGATCAAGTGGTCATTGTGGATGAAGCAGATGAAATATTGA
- the LOC127148288 gene encoding uncharacterized protein LOC127148288: MDTVATEIVSNSKYYPFFKDCIGAIDGTHVAASIPQNEQIPFRGRKTNTTWNIMCVCSFDMLFTYVMSGWEGSANDSRILQECIKNPENKFPMPKRDQYYLVDSGYSNMPGFLAPFRGQRYHLRDFRERRHRPRGREEVFNYRHSSLRNVIERCFGVLKARFPILKQMPPYPIKTQKYIPIACCTVHNYIRLNDREDDLFNDFSNELMIVEDTHNFSANLQRDIIELDVSRQHLREMARARDDIANQIWATFEG, translated from the exons ATGGACACTGTAGCAACGGAGATcgtatcaaattcaaaatattacccTTTCTTTAAG GATTGTATTGGTGCTATTGATGGCACTCATGTTGCTGCAAGCATTCCCCAAAATGAACAAATACCGTTTCGTGGAAGAAAAACTAACACAACATGGAATATAATGTGTGTTTGTTCATTTGATATGTTATTCACGTATGTCATGTCTGGTTGGGAAGGATCGGCCAATGATTCTCGTATACTCCAAGAATGTATCAAGAATCCCGAGAATAAATTTCCTATGCCTAAGAGAG ATCAATACTATCTTGTCGACTCAGGATATTCAAATATGCCAGGATTTTTAGCACCATTTCGAGGTCAAAGATATCATTTACGAGATTTTAGAGAAAGGAGACATCGCCCTCGAGGTAGAGAAGAAGTGTTTAATTATCGACATTCTTCACTGCGAAATGTCATCGAACGTTGTTTTGGTGTGCTGAAGGCTCGATTTCCTATTCTTAAGCAAATGCCTCCGTACCCGATcaagacacaaaaatatataccGATAGCATGTTGCACAGTTCACAATTATATTAGATTGAATGATCGTGAAGATGATCTTTTCAATGACTTTAGCAATGAATTAATGATCGTTGAAGATACACATAATTTTTCGGCCAATTTGCAGAGGGatataattgaattagatgTGAGTCGACAGCATTTACGAGAAATGGCCCGAGCGAGAGATGATATTGCAAATCAAATTTgggcaacatttgaaggatag
- the LOC127148221 gene encoding L10-interacting MYB domain-containing protein-like, producing MSQKSTEQLCVDDVVEIDELKGEGPWSNKSETLFVDLMDEEVAKGNRPTTTFTKTSWNYMRSQLIASAGYNYSHDQLKNKFNKLRQMYKDFKKILSDMTGNGWDPLLGTINLEEEQWNELFKVNKRAKKFRKSGCPHYEKLVRIFGDTTATGVNACPSTRLISDSEDENENDVASNTNVGVEENNKGKSKKRFRRKKDEFGSFFSSFLDVYAENAKRKNDILEKRSFGCTSSQVDESQTSNKKDDLHEELMECLDILNTMEDVDGEAYSKILKLLHGDLAWRKLFLRMPDSRKRDFINSL from the exons ATGTCACAAAAATCAACTGAACAACTTTGTGTCGATGACGTTGTTGAGATTGATGAATTAAAAGGTGAGGGACCATGGTCAAATAAAAGTGAAACTTTGTTTGTAGACTTAATGGATGAAGAGGTTGCAAAAGGCAATCGACCAACTACAACATTTACAAAGACTAGTTGGAATTATATGAGAAGCCAACTAATTGCTAGTGCAGGATATAATTATTCTCACgatcaattgaaaaataagtttaacAAATTAAGACAAATGTACAAAGACTTCAAAAAGATATTGAGTGATATGACAGGAAATGGTTGGGATCCATTATTAGGTACCATCAATCTTGAAGAGGAGCAATGGAATGAGCTTTTTAAG GTGAATAAGAGAgctaaaaagtttagaaaaagtGGTTGCCCACATTATGAAAAGCTCGTAAGGATTTTTGGAGATACTACTGCAACAGGTGTAAATGCTTGCCCATCAACAAGACTTATTTCAGATtctgaagatgaaaatgaaaatgatgttgCAAGCAACACAAACGTTGGTGTTGAAGAgaataataaaggaaaaagcaaaaaacgatttcgaagaaagaaagacgaatttggcagtttcttctcatcattcTTAGATGTATATGCGGAGAATGCAAAGAGAAAGAATGACATCCTtgagaaaagatcttttggttgtACATCTAGTCAAGTTGATGAGAGTCAAACATCAAACAAAAAAGATGATCTCCATGAAGAGTTGATGGAATGTTTAGACATTTTAAATACAATGGAGGATGTTGATGGAGAGGCTTATTCCAAAATACTGAAACTCTTGCACGGAGATCTTGCTTGGAGAAAGCTATTTTTGCGCATGCCCGATTCAAGGAAGAGAGATTTCATAAATAGTCTTTAG
- the LOC103487335 gene encoding putative leucine-rich repeat receptor-like serine/threonine-protein kinase At2g24130 yields MEFFKFFPLFLTVFLLNKASAEEQSSINAASEKAALLSFRNGIVSDPHNFLKDWKSSSTIHYCNWAGIKCNNSTQQVQKLDLSEKSLKGTISPSLSNLSALTILDLSRNSFEGSIPMELGFLVNLQQLSLSWNHLNGSIPKEIGFLQNLKFLDLGSNKLQGEIPLFCNGSNLSLKYIDLSNNSLGGGIPLRNECPLKNLMCLLLWSNKLVGKIPLALSNSTNLKWLDLGSNKLNGELPSDIVLKMPLLQYLYLSDNEFISHDGNSNLQPFFASLVNSSNLQELELAGNKLSGEIPSIIGDLHVNLSQLHLDDNLIYGSIPPSISNLRNLTLLNLSSNLLNGTIPSELSRLRNLERFYLSNNSLSGEIPSSLGEIPHLGLLDLSRNKLSGLIPEALANLTQLRKLLLYSNNLSGTIPSSLGKCINLEILDLSNNQISGVLPSEVAGLRSLKLYLNLSRNHLHGPLPLELSKMDMVLAIDLSSNNLSGSIPSQLGNCIALENLNLSDNSFDGSLPISIGQLPYLQSLDVSLNHLTGIIPESLEKSPTLKKLNLSFNNFSGKIPNNGVFSWLTISSFLGNNGLCGSSSSSIKGLPKCKEKHKHHILSILMSSSAAFVFCMIGISLAALRSKMRKRFAVCNRRDLEEANEEEEEEMKYPRISYGQLVEATNGFSSSNLIGSGRFGDVYKGILSDNTKIAVKVLNPTRTAGEISRSFKRECQVLKRTRHRNLIKIITTCSRPDFKALVLPLMGNGSLESHLYPSQIDLVQLVSICRDVAEGVAYLHHHSHVRVVHCDLKPSNILLDEDMTALVTDFGIARLVSGGGGGEDNHNNSNNNNGGGGGGGQDDSTSFSSTHGLLCGSVGYIAPEYGLGKQASTEGDVFSFGVLLLELITGKRPTDHFFEQGAGLHEWVKSQYPHQLDPIVDDAMDRYCTAAAERRGGPRPCKRLWREVIVEVIEMGLMCTQFSPSMRPSMVDVAQEMTRLKEYLSHSLSSLYTRR; encoded by the exons ATGGAGTTCTTCAAATTCTTTCCCTTATTTTTAACAGTTTTTCTCCTAAACAAAGCTTCTGCTGAAGAACAATCCTCCATTAATGCAGCTTCTGAAAAAGCAGCATTACTTTCTTTCAGAAATGGTATTGTTTCTGATCCACACAACTTTCTCAAAGATTGGAAATCATCTTCAACAATTCATTACTGTAATTGGGCTGGAATCAAATGCAATAACTCAACCCAACAAGTTCAAAAGCTTGATCTTAGTGAAAAATCCCTTAAGGGAACAATCTCTCCATCACTTTCAAATCTCTCTGCTTTAACCATTCTTGATCTCTCAAGAAACTCATTTGAAGGTTCAATTCCAATGGAGTTAGGATTTCTAGTTAATCTCCAGCAATTGAGTTTATCATGGAATCATCTCAATGGAAGTATCCCAAAAGAGATTGGATTTCTTCAGAATTTGAAGTTTCTTGATCTTGGTAGCAACAAACTCCAAGGGGAAATTCCTCTGTTTTGCAATGGCTCTAATTTGTCGTTGAAGTATATAGACTTATCAAACAATTCATTGGGTGGTGGAATCCCTTTAAGAAACGAATGCCCTTTGAAAAATTTGATGTGTCTTTTACTTTGGTCAAACAAATTAGTTGGGAAAATTCCTTTAGCGCTTTCGAATTCAACCAATTTGAAATGGTTGGATTTGGGTTCTAATAAGCTTAATGGAGAATTGCCTTCTGATATTGTTCTTAAAATGCCATTGTTGCAGTACCTTTACTTATCTGATAATGAGTTCATTAGTCATGATGGTAATTCAAATCTTCAACCCTTCTTTGCTTCTTTAGTGAATTCTTCAAATCTTCAAGAACTTGAGTTAGCTGGAAACAAACTTAGTGGGGAAATACCTTCCATCATTGGTGATCTTCATGTTAATCTTTCTCAGCTTCATTTAGATGATAATCTTATCTATGGTTCAATTCCTCCTTCAATTTCAAATCTTAGAAATCTTACCCTTTTGAATTTATCAAGTAATCTTTTGAATGGAACTATTCCTTCGGAACTTTCAAGATTGAGAAATCTAGAAAGGTTTTATCTTTCAAACAACTCACTTTCTGGTGAAATCCCATCTTCTCTTGGTGAAATCCCTCATTTGGGTCTTCTTGATTTGTCAAGAAACAAGCTTTCTGGTTTAATTCCTGAGGCTTTAGCTAATCTTACCCAGTTGAGAAAATTGCTTCTTTATTCCAATAATCTCTCAGGTACAATCCCATCAAGCTTAGGAAAATGCATAAACTTGGAGATTTTGGATCTCTCTAACAACCAAATTTCTGGTGTTCTTCCTAGTGAAGTTGCTGGATTGAGAAGCTTGAAGTTGTATTTGAATCTTTCGAGGAATCATTTACATGGGCCATTGCCATTAGAGCTAAGCAAAATGGATATGGTTCTTGCAATTGATTTATCTTCCAACAATCTCTCGGGCTCAATTCCATCTCAACTTGGAAACTGTATTGCTTTAGAAAATCTCAACTTATCTGATAATTCATTTGATGGCTCTTTACCAATTTCAATTGGGCAACTTCCATATCTTCAATCACTTGATGTTTCTTTGAACCATTTAACAGGAATCATACCAGAAAGCCTTGAAAAATCTCCAACTCTCAAGAAACTAAACCTCTCTTTCAACAATTTCTCAGGGAAAATCCCAAACAATGGTGTATTTTCATGGCTAACAATCTCATCTTTCTTAGGAAACAATGGTTTATGtggatcatcatcatcatcaattaaaGGCTTGCCAAAATGCAAAGAGAAACACAAACATCATATTCTATCAATTCTCATGTCTTCATCGGCAGCTTTCGTGTTCTGTATGATTGGGATTTCATTAGCAGCACTAAGGTCAAAAATGAGAAAAAGATTTGCAGTTTGTAACAGAAGGGATTTAGAAGAAgcaaatgaagaagaagaagaagaaatgaagtaCCCAAGAATCTCATATGGACAATTAGTGGAAGCCACCAATGGATTCAGCTCCTCAAATTTAATTGGGTCAGGGAGATTTGGAGACGTGTACAAAGGAATTCTATCAGACAACACAAAAATTGCTGTGAAAGTATTGAATCCGACGAGAACGGCAGGGGAAATCTCAAGGAGTTTTAAAAGAGAATGTCAAGTATTGAAAAGAACAAGGCATAGGAATTTGATAAAAATCATAACAACTTGTAGTAGGCCAGATTTTAAAGCTCTTGTTCTTCCATTGATGGGTAATGGAAGCTTGGAAAGTCATCTTTATCCAAGCCAAATTGATTTGGTTCAATTGGTGAGTATTTGCAGAGATGTGGCTGAAGGAGTGGCATATTTGCATCATCATTCACATGTTAGAGTGGTGCATTGTGATCTCAAACCAAGTAATATTCTTCTTGATGAGGATATGACTGCTTTGGTTACTGATTTTGGAATTGCTAGATTAGTgagtggtggtggtggtggagaagataatcataataacagtaataacaataatggtggtggtggtggtggtggtcaAGATGATTCAACTTCATTTAGTTCAACTCATGGCTTGCTTTGTGGATCTGTTGGTTACATAGCTCCTG AGTACGGACTTGGAAAACAGGCGTCAACAGAAGGAGACGTGTTCAGTTTCGGGGTGCTTCTATTAGAACTCATAACAGGGAAACGTCCAACGGATCATTTTTTCGAGCAAGGAGCAGGACTACATGAATGGGTCAAAAGCCAATATCCCCACCAATTGGACCCCATCGTCGATGATGCTATGGATAGATACTGCACGGCGGCGGCAGAAAGGCGAGGCGGGCCAAGGCCTTGCAAACGGCTATGGCGTGAAGTGATCGTGGAGGTTATAGAAATGGGGTTGATGTGTACTCAGTTCAGTCCATCAATGAGGCCCTCCATGGTAGATGTGGCTCAAGAAATGACTCGTTTGAAGGAATATCTCTCACATTCTTTGTCATCTCTCTATACTAGACGATGA